The following are encoded together in the Bacteroidales bacterium MB20-C3-3 genome:
- a CDS encoding DUF5106 domain-containing protein — MKKVLITIPLLLLLLTGCKENVKQYRFEYPHIPSVIQEKSEQREYLSLHFWDNLPWDDSTVNITEKHLRIPYYEYLELINDLGVSKAGKLLNDLASKSSQSTPSISSAFLILFEESLNHPNSPMRHDALYLNVVDAYIQYFPADSEERKRLIEEREILLKNRIGEISEDFTILFSDGSSSNLHNIKSDFIMILFFEPDCNACKESISFAENSAIIKKFQERYISLAIYTGNDSYYLERGGSLFSKKWRVGSDLNSMITRERLYDRRASPSVYLLDKEKRVLLKDGDIATAEKIIEKIN; from the coding sequence ATGAAAAAAGTTTTAATTACAATCCCATTGTTGCTTCTCCTTTTAACAGGTTGTAAAGAGAATGTAAAGCAATACAGATTTGAATATCCTCATATTCCATCAGTTATTCAGGAAAAATCTGAGCAGAGAGAATATTTATCTCTTCATTTTTGGGATAATTTACCCTGGGATGACTCAACGGTGAACATTACAGAGAAGCATCTGCGGATACCCTATTATGAATATTTGGAGTTGATTAATGACTTAGGTGTTTCAAAAGCTGGAAAACTACTAAATGATTTAGCATCAAAAAGTTCACAATCGACACCGTCAATTTCATCCGCTTTTCTGATCCTTTTTGAAGAGAGCCTTAACCATCCAAATTCTCCAATGAGACACGATGCTCTTTATCTTAATGTTGTCGATGCATACATTCAATATTTTCCTGCAGATAGCGAAGAGAGAAAAAGACTTATTGAAGAGAGAGAGATTCTTCTAAAAAACCGTATCGGAGAAATCTCAGAAGATTTCACAATATTATTTTCAGATGGTTCCTCTTCAAATCTACATAATATTAAGTCTGATTTTATAATGATACTTTTTTTTGAGCCCGATTGCAACGCATGTAAAGAGAGCATATCCTTTGCAGAAAACTCCGCAATTATTAAAAAATTTCAAGAGAGATATATTTCACTGGCAATATATACCGGTAATGATTCATATTATTTAGAAAGAGGAGGGTCTCTTTTTAGTAAAAAATGGAGGGTAGGGAGCGATCTCAACAGCATGATTACCAGAGAGAGACTTTACGACAGACGAGCATCTCCATCTGTTTATCTGCTTGATAAAGAGAAAAGAGTATTACTTAAAGATGGAGATATAGCGACCGCAGAGAAAATTATTGAAAAAATCAATTAA
- the gnd gene encoding decarboxylating NADP(+)-dependent phosphogluconate dehydrogenase, producing the protein MEKSDIGLIGLAVMGENLVLNMESKGFKVSVYNRTFETTDKFIKGRASGKKIEGFQSMESLVLSLKLPRKIMLMVRAGSAVDSVIEQLIPLLSPGDILIDGGNSNFKDSERRESYLAHKGLLFVGSGVSGGEEGALKGPSVMPGGAEEAWSHIKPIFTSIAAVAEDGEPCCAWTGSGGAGHFVKMVHNGIEYGDMQLISEAYSVMKSMMGMSNEEISKVFDEWNRGKLQSYLIEITANILKHKDSDGGFLLDYILDAAGQKGTGKWSVESAMDYGVPLNLIATSVFERSLSASKDLRIEASNHYSIDKISDSNLVPSLDEISDALFASKLVSYAQGFDLMKKVSDEKSWNLDLSSIAKIWRNGCIIRSTFLNDIAKSYYAGQEHKSLLLSNFFTTELKLALKGWKSLVSKASLYGISLPAFSSALNYFYSFTSENLPANLIQAQRDYFGAHTFERRDSPRGVFFHENWTGEGGETKSGVYNA; encoded by the coding sequence ATGGAAAAATCTGATATAGGATTAATCGGTCTTGCCGTGATGGGAGAGAATCTTGTGCTTAACATGGAGAGTAAAGGATTTAAGGTTTCAGTATATAATCGAACTTTCGAAACAACAGATAAGTTTATTAAAGGAAGAGCATCCGGTAAAAAAATAGAGGGCTTTCAGTCAATGGAGAGTCTGGTATTATCACTTAAATTACCTCGCAAAATTATGCTTATGGTGAGAGCGGGCTCAGCTGTTGACTCTGTGATAGAGCAACTGATTCCTCTCTTATCTCCCGGAGACATATTAATTGACGGTGGAAACTCTAATTTTAAGGATAGTGAGAGGAGAGAGAGTTACCTGGCTCACAAAGGACTTCTCTTTGTTGGATCAGGAGTATCAGGAGGAGAGGAGGGGGCATTAAAAGGCCCATCTGTTATGCCTGGAGGAGCTGAGGAGGCGTGGAGCCATATTAAGCCGATTTTTACATCTATAGCAGCTGTAGCAGAGGATGGAGAACCTTGTTGTGCCTGGACAGGTTCCGGAGGAGCGGGCCATTTTGTGAAGATGGTCCATAATGGGATTGAATATGGTGATATGCAGCTTATTTCAGAGGCTTATTCTGTTATGAAGAGTATGATGGGTATGTCTAACGAGGAGATTTCCAAAGTATTTGATGAATGGAACAGAGGAAAATTGCAGAGTTATCTTATAGAAATAACAGCTAATATTTTAAAACATAAAGATAGCGACGGGGGGTTTCTTTTGGATTACATTCTGGATGCTGCAGGGCAAAAAGGGACGGGAAAATGGAGTGTCGAGAGTGCTATGGATTATGGTGTCCCTCTTAATCTTATTGCAACCTCTGTTTTCGAAAGATCTCTATCGGCCTCAAAAGATTTAAGAATAGAGGCATCAAATCATTACTCAATTGACAAGATTTCAGATTCAAACCTTGTTCCCTCACTTGATGAAATAAGTGATGCGCTCTTTGCCTCTAAATTGGTTTCATACGCACAGGGTTTTGATTTGATGAAGAAAGTATCAGATGAGAAGAGCTGGAACCTGGACCTCTCTTCAATTGCAAAAATATGGAGAAATGGCTGTATCATCAGATCAACATTCCTAAATGATATAGCAAAATCATATTATGCCGGCCAAGAGCATAAATCTCTTCTTCTGTCGAATTTTTTCACAACAGAGTTAAAACTTGCTCTCAAAGGATGGAAATCACTGGTTTCAAAGGCATCTCTTTATGGAATTTCATTACCGGCTTTCAGCAGCGCACTAAACTATTTCTATTCATTTACTTCTGAAAATTTACCTGCAAATCTTATACAGGCTCAAAGAGATTATTTTGGAGCACACACTTTTGAAAGAAGAGATTCTCCAAGAGGGGTTTTCTTTCATGAAAACTGGACAGGTGAAGGAGGGGAGACAAAATCAGGAGTTTATAATGCTTAA
- the zwf gene encoding glucose-6-phosphate dehydrogenase translates to MKSNVMVIFGGSGDLAKRKLIPALYMLHKRSLLENDFKIIATGRSILTSDRFRERAEESLSKYINKSDFESGWVESFLPRLSYFVSDPESINDVMSLGENIKELAGNDYRVLFYLATPPSLYEIIPGNLKEAGLVSSSTRIIVEKPFGYDLASAKRMNDILRSVFKEKQIFRIDHFLGKETVQNILALRFANGIFEPLWNRNFIERVEITAVENMGIETRGGFYDNTGALRDMVQNHLIQLLALVAMEPPIAFNEKEFRNEVVKVYRSLKPLSEEEIERDVIRGQYIESHLKGGRRVLPYREEKNVNSQSMTETFLAMKVNILNWRWEGVPFYIRTGKQMPTKVTEIVIHFKPTPHRLFSSRDECPEQNQLIIRLQPNEGAVLKFDVKLPGSGFQVKQVPMEFTYDKLGGVQSGDAYSRLIEDCLNGESVLFTRSDAVEASWNYFDPILKHWRENPVTPLYGYPAGTWGPDISDRIIDGGKKWSNPCKNLTDTDKYCEL, encoded by the coding sequence ATGAAGAGTAATGTAATGGTGATTTTTGGAGGTTCAGGAGATTTGGCAAAAAGAAAGCTAATCCCGGCTCTGTATATGCTTCATAAACGCTCCCTCCTCGAGAATGATTTTAAGATTATCGCAACAGGAAGGAGTATATTGACATCTGACCGGTTTAGGGAGAGAGCAGAAGAGTCTCTGAGTAAATATATAAACAAAAGTGATTTTGAAAGTGGCTGGGTTGAATCATTTCTTCCAAGACTCTCATATTTTGTTTCAGACCCGGAAAGTATTAATGATGTAATGTCTCTTGGAGAGAATATCAAGGAGCTGGCTGGTAATGACTATAGAGTGCTATTTTACCTTGCTACCCCTCCATCATTGTACGAAATCATACCTGGTAATCTGAAAGAGGCAGGCTTGGTATCATCATCAACACGAATTATTGTTGAGAAACCATTTGGATATGATCTGGCTTCGGCAAAGAGAATGAATGATATTCTCAGATCTGTCTTCAAAGAGAAGCAAATTTTCAGAATAGACCATTTTCTTGGTAAAGAGACAGTCCAGAATATACTGGCTCTTCGTTTTGCTAACGGAATTTTTGAACCACTCTGGAACAGAAATTTTATAGAAAGAGTTGAAATTACAGCCGTCGAAAATATGGGCATTGAAACCCGTGGGGGATTCTATGACAATACCGGTGCTCTCAGAGATATGGTTCAAAATCATCTCATTCAGCTACTTGCACTTGTTGCTATGGAGCCACCCATTGCATTTAATGAAAAGGAGTTCAGGAATGAGGTTGTTAAAGTGTACAGATCCTTGAAGCCACTCTCTGAAGAAGAGATTGAAAGAGATGTAATCAGGGGACAATACATTGAATCACACTTAAAAGGAGGGAGGAGAGTTCTCCCTTACAGAGAGGAGAAAAATGTAAATTCTCAATCTATGACTGAGACTTTCCTCGCAATGAAGGTAAATATTTTAAACTGGAGATGGGAGGGTGTGCCATTTTACATAAGAACTGGTAAACAGATGCCAACAAAGGTGACTGAAATTGTAATTCATTTTAAGCCAACCCCGCACAGATTATTCAGTAGCAGAGATGAGTGTCCTGAACAAAATCAATTGATTATCAGATTACAACCCAACGAGGGAGCAGTTTTAAAATTTGATGTAAAGCTTCCGGGATCTGGCTTTCAAGTAAAACAGGTACCAATGGAGTTTACTTATGATAAACTTGGAGGTGTCCAGTCAGGAGACGCATATTCGCGACTAATAGAGGATTGCCTTAACGGAGAGTCGGTTTTATTTACAAGAAGCGATGCTGTAGAAGCCAGCTGGAACTATTTTGATCCAATATTAAAGCATTGGAGGGAGAATCCAGTAACTCCATTATACGGGTATCCTGCCGGAACATGGGGACCTGATATAAGCGACAGAATTATTGACGGAGGCAAAAAATGGAGCAATCCTTGTAAGAATCTTACAGATACTGATAAGTATTGTGAATTATGA
- the pgl gene encoding 6-phosphogluconolactonase — protein sequence MKTPSELLSDRIVSLLALEEFLNRNLNIAISGGTSPDRLFALWAGPYTNTIDWRRINIFWVDERCVPPDHPDSNYGRAYQKFLKEIPLNENNIFRIKGEINPTEAASSYEKIVKSVLGESGGFDLVILGIGDDGHTSSVFPGQSDLYFAQELYKNSVNPYTGQNRIALTLPGILKSREIIFYLNGSSKKSVLEKMEDNISDNLLPAEFIIKNAIKSFVYWDNAPGIAFVKLNSIFVK from the coding sequence ATGAAAACTCCTTCAGAATTACTTAGTGACAGGATAGTATCCTTGCTTGCATTAGAAGAGTTTCTCAATAGAAACCTCAATATAGCAATATCCGGAGGAACTTCGCCGGATAGACTTTTTGCACTTTGGGCTGGTCCCTACACTAATACCATTGACTGGCGAAGAATCAATATTTTCTGGGTTGATGAAAGGTGTGTGCCGCCGGATCATCCTGACAGTAATTATGGCAGGGCTTATCAAAAATTTCTAAAAGAGATCCCCCTTAATGAAAATAACATATTCAGAATAAAAGGTGAGATCAATCCAACAGAAGCAGCCTCCTCTTATGAAAAGATTGTTAAATCAGTATTGGGAGAATCAGGAGGATTTGACCTGGTCATCCTCGGTATAGGTGATGATGGACATACATCCTCTGTTTTTCCTGGACAGAGTGATCTATATTTTGCTCAAGAGCTATACAAAAACTCCGTAAACCCATATACCGGTCAGAACAGAATAGCCCTAACTTTGCCGGGTATACTTAAATCAAGAGAGATTATTTTCTATCTCAATGGATCCTCTAAAAAGAGTGTTTTGGAAAAAATGGAGGATAATATATCAGATAACCTTCTTCCGGCTGAATTCATAATTAAAAATGCAATTAAGAGCTTTGTTTACTGGGACAATGCTCCCGGAATTGCTTTTGTCAAATTAAATTCTATATTTGTAAAATAG
- a CDS encoding response regulator, giving the protein MDTHMRILVAEDEDTNFLYLSALLRRFHHDVLRASNGQEAIDIVKTDSTLDLVLMDIKMPILNGFDALKQIKIIKPALPVVAQTAYALSDDEQNIRAAGFDGYIAKPIMKNQLLNILETITKHL; this is encoded by the coding sequence ATGGATACCCATATGAGAATACTAGTTGCCGAGGATGAAGATACAAATTTCCTATACCTCTCCGCTCTTCTCAGGAGATTTCACCACGATGTCCTCAGAGCATCCAACGGACAGGAAGCCATTGATATTGTTAAGACTGACAGTACACTGGATTTAGTACTTATGGATATTAAAATGCCAATTTTAAATGGCTTTGACGCTCTTAAACAAATTAAAATCATTAAACCGGCACTACCTGTAGTTGCACAAACAGCCTACGCCCTTTCTGATGATGAGCAGAATATCAGAGCAGCCGGGTTTGACGGCTATATTGCAAAGCCGATAATGAAAAATCAACTACTTAATATTTTAGAAACTATAACGAAGCATCTATGA
- a CDS encoding prolyl oligopeptidase family serine peptidase codes for MKLSNLKWLILPLLILFSSLSGNAQENIKYQTPPAEIMELADYERTPSVMLDSRNEFMIFTYRSTYKSLDELNQPEFRLAGLRINPVVNISSTTTYVNNIKIRKASETSEVQVTGLPDNPKITSLQFSPDEKNLIFTHTSDKGVELWVVDVAGRSARKLSDRYLNANMGNPVTWSRDGLYVLVRLLPEERRALIDESKSLPEGPIVSVSEGKVSQNRTYQDLLKNKNDEANFETLATSELWIINLDGSKSKFLDHAIFAGESFSPDGEYVMVTTVEKPFSYIVQLNRFPQVTKVYTKQGALVKEVNNVPLIEIQPKGFSSTRVGKRSMDWRADKPASLYYVEALDGGDQSVNVEFRDMLYTWDAPFNNEPKPLVKVPQRFAGVTWGDENTAVLRDMWYDTRMTSVYLFSPSQMSSEPKLINKRNRQDIYSDPGSFETKKNEFGRYVLAIENGNLLLIGDGYSKDGQFPFIDEFNLKTLKTKRLYQSSYTDKKEDLVSIVDFKKGTVLVRIQSKTEYPNYFIRNFRKKADLQVLTDFSNPFKKLEKVHKEVIKYQRADGVMLSGTLYLPEGYDKSSGKKLPLLIWAYPEEFKDVASASQSTHNPNEFTAPSYGSFLYWVVRGYAVLDDASFPIIGEGDAEPNDTFIEQLVANAKAAIDAVDALGYIDRTKVGVGGHSYGAFMTANLLTHSNLFAVGIARSGAYNRTLTPFGFQNEQRNYWDAPAVYNTMSPFMNASRMKTPMLLVHGEADNNPGTFTLQTERYFQALKGLGAPVRMVILPKESHGYASKQNILHLLWEQDQFFEKYLKR; via the coding sequence ATGAAACTTTCCAATCTTAAATGGTTAATATTGCCATTACTTATTCTGTTTTCATCACTAAGTGGAAATGCACAAGAAAACATCAAGTACCAGACACCTCCAGCAGAGATAATGGAACTTGCCGATTATGAAAGAACTCCTTCTGTAATGCTTGATTCTCGTAACGAGTTTATGATTTTTACTTACAGAAGCACCTACAAAAGTCTGGATGAATTGAATCAGCCGGAGTTCAGACTTGCTGGTCTTAGAATTAATCCTGTTGTGAATATCTCATCTACAACCACATATGTAAATAATATTAAGATAAGAAAGGCCAGTGAAACTTCTGAGGTGCAGGTTACAGGTCTTCCTGATAATCCAAAAATTACAAGTCTCCAATTTTCACCAGATGAAAAAAACTTGATTTTTACCCATACTTCTGATAAGGGAGTTGAACTCTGGGTAGTAGATGTAGCAGGTAGATCAGCCAGAAAACTTTCAGACAGATATCTCAATGCTAATATGGGTAATCCGGTAACCTGGTCCAGAGATGGATTATATGTTCTGGTAAGACTTCTGCCTGAAGAGAGAAGAGCTCTTATTGACGAATCTAAGAGCCTGCCTGAAGGACCGATTGTTTCTGTTAGTGAGGGAAAGGTATCACAAAACAGGACATATCAGGATCTGCTTAAGAATAAAAATGACGAAGCAAATTTTGAAACTCTTGCCACTTCAGAATTATGGATAATTAATCTGGATGGGTCTAAAAGTAAGTTTCTTGATCACGCAATATTTGCAGGCGAGAGCTTTTCTCCTGATGGGGAGTATGTTATGGTTACAACAGTTGAGAAGCCTTTTTCATATATTGTCCAGCTGAACAGATTTCCACAGGTTACTAAAGTTTATACAAAACAGGGTGCATTGGTAAAAGAGGTAAATAATGTTCCATTAATTGAAATTCAACCAAAAGGTTTTAGCTCTACAAGAGTAGGTAAAAGATCAATGGACTGGAGAGCAGATAAACCAGCTTCACTCTATTATGTTGAGGCACTTGATGGCGGAGATCAGTCTGTGAATGTTGAGTTCAGGGATATGCTATATACCTGGGATGCACCGTTTAACAACGAACCTAAACCACTTGTAAAGGTTCCTCAAAGATTTGCCGGTGTTACATGGGGTGATGAGAATACTGCTGTTCTGAGAGATATGTGGTATGACACAAGAATGACATCTGTTTATCTTTTTTCTCCTTCACAAATGTCATCAGAACCTAAACTGATAAATAAGAGAAACAGACAAGATATCTACTCGGACCCTGGCTCTTTTGAAACAAAAAAGAATGAGTTTGGCAGATATGTTCTAGCGATTGAGAATGGCAATCTGTTGCTAATAGGAGATGGATATTCAAAGGATGGACAGTTTCCTTTTATTGATGAATTTAATCTAAAAACCTTAAAGACAAAAAGACTCTATCAATCATCATATACTGATAAAAAAGAGGATCTGGTATCAATAGTAGATTTTAAGAAAGGAACAGTATTAGTTCGTATTCAGTCCAAAACAGAATATCCAAACTATTTTATTAGGAATTTTAGAAAAAAAGCAGACTTACAAGTTCTTACAGATTTCTCAAACCCTTTTAAAAAATTAGAAAAGGTCCATAAAGAGGTTATTAAATATCAGCGAGCAGATGGAGTTATGCTGTCAGGTACACTATATTTACCAGAAGGTTATGACAAGAGCAGCGGGAAAAAGCTACCTCTTCTTATCTGGGCATACCCGGAAGAGTTCAAAGATGTAGCCTCTGCAAGTCAAAGCACTCACAATCCAAACGAATTCACAGCTCCTTCATACGGCTCATTTCTATACTGGGTTGTAAGAGGATACGCAGTCCTTGATGACGCTTCGTTCCCTATCATTGGCGAAGGTGATGCAGAGCCTAACGATACTTTTATTGAACAATTGGTTGCAAATGCAAAGGCAGCAATAGATGCTGTTGATGCTCTCGGTTATATTGACAGAACAAAAGTGGGAGTTGGCGGGCACTCATATGGTGCATTTATGACAGCTAATCTTCTTACTCACTCAAATTTATTTGCAGTTGGAATTGCAAGAAGTGGTGCATACAACAGGACTCTGACACCATTTGGATTCCAGAACGAACAAAGAAATTACTGGGATGCACCAGCCGTTTACAATACAATGTCACCATTCATGAATGCATCCAGGATGAAAACACCTATGCTCCTTGTACATGGTGAGGCTGATAATAATCCCGGAACATTTACCCTCCAGACAGAGAGGTATTTTCAGGCTCTGAAAGGTTTGGGAGCTCCTGTAAGAATGGTTATTCTTCCAAAAGAGTCGCACGGCTATGCTTCAAAACAAAACATCCTTCATCTGCTATGGGAACAGGATCAGTTTTTTGAGAAGTACCTTAAGAGGTAA
- a CDS encoding TonB-dependent receptor, producing MNKKYCSAIFILLVPSLLFSQATSIGESISTIKGHILEKETGLHIPFATIHIEEANISFPADATGHYHKTGINSGKYRIKASSLGYISKDTLVELKKGVGYVINFELDESSLNMNEIVVTATRNESKRRESPSVINVIGKKLFEQSASNNLSQVLNFQPGVRVEVSCQNCAVTQVRINGLEGQYSQILLDSRPIFSSLATVYGVEQLPSSMIERVEVLRGGGSAVFGSNAIGGVINIITKEPIRNIVSVSNQTTSLGNGSMDYSTSLNSSFVSKDFNTGVYLFGMIRDRDAYDRDGDGFSDMPVLEASTLGFRGYHKFNPNAKLTLEYHHMNEFRRGGDSLNRPPHESNVAEQVKHKINGGSVKLDLNSSDYRQRLSIFSSAQKIGRDSYFGTDMDLNAYGRTDDITLSAGAQYSLNIKKFLLLPAEFTAGFEYNLNHLNDVMLGYSRTIDQRAVTYGGYLQNEWKNEKISILLGARLDKNNHVKNPIFSPRLNLRYSPKENIAFRGSYSSGYRAPQAYSEDLHVEAVGGNVTLIVIDPELKPEYSNSISASADYYFFAGAVQMNTLAEIFHTNLKDVFALKPFGKDEAGNTLLLRKNESGAIISGANLEIKANYGNSLSAQAGLTLQSSKYKEIYKWSDNDDVIADRRMHKTPNIYGYITLSWNPVSAINLSATGVYTGAMLMPHFEGYIPEDKLETTPSFWDLGLKISYDIKIGVEHTIQINAGVKNLLDSYQRDLDKGSLRDAGYVYGPGTPRALFAGIKIDL from the coding sequence ATGAATAAAAAATATTGTTCTGCAATTTTTATATTGCTAGTTCCTTCGTTACTGTTTTCACAAGCTACTTCTATTGGAGAATCAATTTCAACTATTAAGGGTCATATTCTTGAAAAAGAGACAGGGCTACATATTCCGTTTGCGACAATACATATTGAGGAGGCCAATATCTCTTTCCCGGCAGACGCAACAGGCCACTATCATAAAACAGGGATAAATTCGGGAAAATATAGAATTAAAGCATCCTCCCTTGGTTACATTTCAAAAGATACTCTGGTTGAATTAAAAAAGGGTGTGGGATATGTTATAAACTTTGAACTTGATGAGAGTTCTCTAAATATGAATGAAATTGTTGTAACAGCAACACGGAATGAATCTAAAAGAAGGGAGTCTCCGTCTGTTATCAATGTAATTGGAAAAAAATTATTTGAACAATCAGCATCAAATAATTTAAGTCAGGTATTGAATTTTCAGCCCGGTGTCAGGGTTGAAGTAAGTTGCCAGAATTGTGCAGTAACACAGGTTAGAATTAATGGTCTGGAGGGGCAATATTCTCAGATTCTTCTTGATAGCAGACCTATTTTCAGCTCGTTGGCAACAGTATATGGAGTAGAGCAATTGCCTTCAAGTATGATTGAAAGGGTAGAGGTTCTCAGAGGGGGCGGCTCTGCCGTTTTTGGATCAAACGCAATAGGGGGAGTAATTAATATTATTACTAAAGAACCTATCAGAAATATTGTATCTGTATCTAATCAGACAACCTCTCTTGGAAATGGATCAATGGATTACTCTACTTCTCTTAACAGCTCCTTTGTATCTAAAGACTTTAATACAGGAGTCTATTTATTCGGGATGATAAGAGACAGGGACGCATATGACAGAGATGGAGACGGATTCAGTGATATGCCTGTCTTAGAGGCTAGTACATTAGGCTTCAGAGGATATCATAAGTTTAATCCTAACGCAAAACTAACTTTGGAGTATCACCACATGAATGAATTCAGAAGAGGGGGGGATTCATTGAACAGGCCTCCACACGAATCAAATGTTGCTGAGCAGGTGAAACATAAAATCAATGGCGGCAGTGTTAAATTGGATCTTAATTCCAGTGATTACAGACAAAGGTTATCAATATTCTCTTCTGCTCAGAAAATTGGACGAGACAGCTATTTTGGAACAGATATGGACCTGAATGCATATGGGAGAACTGATGATATTACTCTCTCTGCGGGAGCACAATATTCACTTAATATCAAAAAGTTCCTTCTGTTACCGGCTGAGTTTACTGCTGGTTTTGAGTATAATCTTAATCATCTTAATGATGTTATGCTAGGATACTCAAGAACAATTGACCAGAGAGCAGTTACATATGGAGGATACCTTCAGAATGAGTGGAAAAATGAGAAAATCAGTATCTTACTTGGAGCAAGACTGGATAAAAATAATCATGTAAAGAATCCGATATTTTCTCCCAGATTAAATTTAAGATACTCACCTAAGGAAAATATTGCTTTCCGAGGGAGTTATTCAAGTGGTTACAGAGCCCCTCAGGCTTATAGTGAAGATTTACATGTTGAGGCTGTAGGAGGAAATGTAACTCTTATTGTTATAGATCCAGAGTTAAAACCAGAATATTCCAATAGTATCAGTGCCTCTGCAGATTATTATTTTTTTGCAGGAGCAGTGCAAATGAATACACTAGCAGAGATCTTTCATACAAATCTAAAGGATGTTTTTGCTCTTAAGCCTTTTGGGAAAGATGAGGCAGGCAATACTCTTCTGTTAAGAAAAAATGAGAGTGGTGCAATTATTTCAGGTGCCAATCTGGAAATAAAGGCAAATTATGGTAATTCACTATCTGCACAAGCAGGGCTTACTTTACAATCCAGCAAATACAAAGAAATCTATAAATGGTCAGACAATGATGACGTTATTGCTGACAGGAGAATGCACAAGACACCAAATATTTATGGTTATATAACACTATCCTGGAATCCAGTTTCTGCGATCAATCTGTCGGCAACCGGTGTTTATACAGGAGCAATGCTAATGCCTCATTTTGAAGGTTATATTCCGGAGGACAAGCTTGAGACTACACCATCTTTCTGGGATTTGGGATTAAAAATTTCCTATGATATTAAAATTGGAGTGGAACATACAATTCAAATTAATGCAGGTGTTAAAAATCTTTTAGACTCATATCAGAGAGACTTGGATAAAGGATCTTTAAGAGATGCCGGCTATGTTTATGGTCCGGGTACACCCAGAGCCCTCTTTGCAGGGATTAAGATAGACCTTTAA
- a CDS encoding patatin-like phospholipase family protein yields the protein MKYNIGLALSGGGVKGFAHAGALKALEERGIIPDIIAGTSAGAVVAALYAGGNSPEKIVNLFNDKAFNNFVELNIPKNGLFKPTGFIQLLKSNIKARTFEELKIPIKVVSTNLDEGRYEVFSEGDLIKKVTSSACVPVIFNPIEINGHLYADGGIFKNFPVSIIRDQCKKVIGINASPLVTEKYSKNIVGIAERTYHFMFRANTMEDKRMCDILVEVESVMQFKTFDLNKVDIIFQMGYEAMSSELKKNPLLTD from the coding sequence ATGAAATACAATATTGGATTAGCGTTATCAGGAGGTGGTGTAAAGGGCTTTGCACACGCAGGAGCACTTAAAGCACTAGAAGAGAGAGGAATAATTCCGGATATTATTGCCGGAACCAGTGCCGGAGCAGTTGTTGCGGCTCTGTATGCCGGAGGGAATTCTCCAGAAAAAATAGTTAATCTTTTCAATGATAAGGCCTTCAATAATTTTGTTGAACTTAATATCCCAAAAAACGGACTATTCAAACCTACCGGATTCATCCAACTGCTAAAATCTAATATTAAAGCCAGGACATTTGAAGAATTAAAAATACCCATAAAAGTTGTCTCTACAAATCTTGACGAGGGTAGATATGAAGTTTTTTCTGAAGGAGATCTAATCAAGAAAGTTACCTCCTCTGCATGTGTCCCTGTGATTTTTAATCCAATTGAGATTAATGGTCATCTTTATGCTGATGGAGGAATATTTAAAAACTTTCCTGTATCAATAATAAGAGACCAATGCAAAAAGGTAATAGGGATTAATGCCAGTCCGCTTGTTACAGAGAAATACTCAAAAAATATAGTTGGTATTGCAGAGAGAACCTATCATTTTATGTTCAGAGCTAACACAATGGAGGATAAAAGAATGTGCGATATACTTGTTGAAGTGGAAAGTGTAATGCAATTTAAAACCTTTGATTTAAACAAGGTTGACATTATTTTCCAAATGGGATATGAAGCGATGAGCAGCGAACTCAAGAAGAATCCGCTGCTCACTGATTAA